The window ACCTTTTCTTCTCCCAGTATCTCCAGCACTTTCGAGTTCCAGATAAAATCTATTTTAGGGTCGGCCTTCAGTCTCACCTCGAACACCTTATCCGCGCGCAGTCTCCCCCGGCGATGGACGAGAGTAACGCTGCGCGCAAATTTGCTTAAGAAAAGGGCCTCTTCACAAGCGGCGTTGCCTGCGCCCACTACAATAATTCGCCGGTTACGGAACAAAGGGCCGTCGCAGGTAGCGCAATATGAGACTCCGCGTCCGCTAAGTCTCTCCTCCCGGGGCACGCCCAGCCTTTTAGGAATAGCCCCGCAGGCCAGAATTATGGAATGGGCCTGGTAAGTTCTGCCTTCTGTCTTCACGGTATATCCGCTTACGGCCTGGGAAGACCCGGCAAAAACAATCTCTTTTACCTCTTCGCTAATAATCTTTAATCCCGACTTAACAGCCTGGGCCTTGAATCTCCCGG is drawn from Patescibacteria group bacterium and contains these coding sequences:
- a CDS encoding FAD-dependent oxidoreductase translates to MAEAEYDIIIIGAGAAGLSAGLYAVRAGMKVKVLEKASAGGQMLLTDLVENFPGFPEGINGQALAGRFKAQAVKSGLKIISEEVKEIVFAGSSQAVSGYTVKTEGRTYQAHSIILACGAIPKRLGVPREERLSGRGVSYCATCDGPLFRNRRIIVVGAGNAACEEALFLSKFARSVTLVHRRGRLRADKVFEVRLKADPKIDFIWNSKVLEILGEEKV